A genomic stretch from Moraxella nasicaprae includes:
- a CDS encoding IS630 transposase-related protein: MAYSIELKQKALAYLEQCGNISTVCTAYNISRSTLYAWIKKQEQGDLSCQSGGNRGVKVDRNKLKTYVEQNPDAYLYEIAEVFNCGTSTIFYALRSLGITHKKRPQVTKNKTQTKSKTIKTG; the protein is encoded by the coding sequence ATGGCATATTCAATAGAACTTAAACAAAAGGCCTTAGCCTACTTAGAGCAGTGTGGTAATATTAGCACAGTTTGTACTGCTTACAACATTTCAAGAAGCACCTTGTATGCTTGGATTAAAAAACAAGAACAAGGTGATTTGTCCTGTCAAAGTGGTGGCAATCGTGGTGTTAAAGTGGACAGAAATAAGCTTAAAACTTATGTAGAGCAAAACCCTGATGCTTACTTGTATGAAATTGCTGAAGTTTTTAATTGTGGTACAAGTACCATCTTTTATGCTTTACGCTCTCTTGGTATTACCCATAAAAAAAGACCACAAGTTACAAAGAACAAGACCCAAACAAAATCAAAGACTATCAAGACAGGCTAA